ACAAATCATTATTAAATTGAAACATGCAAAATGTGGCCATCCTAGAAAGGCTCCCTTACGCTATTATAAATGATGAGAAGTATAATTTTCATGTTATGAATGGCTCATTGTTTTCAAATTGTCAAAGTCATACTCTATTGTGTTTCTTTGCCTGTTGATCTTACATTTGGGCCATTAGCATTTAGAGAGTACCGTATTATTACGTGGAATAAATACACATGGAAGTGTTAAAGAAAGCCTTCAGAGAAGTGTCACACAATTTCATGTAACATATCTTCCattaagtggttttttttttggtctattCATTAAAATTAGGTTAGATTAGGGTTGTTTTATCATTATTCCACATCCCTAGGTATCTATTCAGTCAGGGGTTCCTCAGTCCCAGAACCATTCCTTAGTCCTCAGTCCCAAAACCATTGGTCCCAGATCACAAAAGCGACAGTATCACTATGGTTCTGGAGAAACCACAGCTGGAATATTATGCATAGGTGCGGGAAGTacaggtgtggggggtgctgcagcacccccaggttttatgtgGGGTCCCGGCTGTCGGCAAGGCacgtggggtcccagctgctggctatGCCCTAGGGGTTCCACTCCGGGGCCTGCACACGGGGTCGTGGctgctgaccctgctccctgctgcGCCCGCAGGGTCCCCATATGCTGACCTACAcactctctgtgtctctctctctctctagtccaTTCTCTCTACTTATTCAATTCAAAGTGGAACATCTTCAAGAGCAGAGATTGAAGGAGCTGTATAATAGTATATCTCACAGTCTGGCGGTGAGGCACTCAGCCGTGAGGTGGCCAGTCCTTGCTGCTGCCAATAATGCAAAGTACATGTCCTATTCATGATTTCAGCATTAAAATAAGtcccaaaaagaaaaatcatttcaaaatgaaagcttCAAATGTGCCATTCTGATAAGATCTGAACAGAGTGtttatcaaaatgcttcattacatttttttccaaaggaaaatgtcATGAAAATCGACATTTTCCCATGGAAAGTTCAGATTTCAATTAAACACCATTTTCCAGGAGGAAAGAACATTCCTTCCAAAAACTGCTGACCAGcactaattattattttaaactatCCTAAGATGATTCCCACCAAATTAGTTTAATTTAGCATCATCAGTTTTGTTTATTATGGGAGTAGTGAACAATGTACACATACAAGAGACTATCAGCATTTcaattttgttctgtatttaatAATAACACCACCAAACTTTGGTGATTCAGCTGATCAAATTTAGGTTCCATCTTGATCCCCTCAACCTGGCACCACCACCAAATGGAGTTAGCCAAATGGTCACCGAGAAGGGACTCAGGAGATGACGCTGCCGGGCACAAGCTGTTCTGTTGATGCCAGTTGCACTGAGCAGCTCAAAGAGAGGGAACTGATACAATAAgctgcccttccccaccctcaccctctgctgcccctagtgcccattatacagtatagccaccccttccccgcccccaccctctgctgctcctagtgcccattatacagtatagccgcccccttcccactcctcatcccctagtgcccattacacAGCATAACAaccttttccacatcctttctcctCTGCTGCCATCTGGTAGGCATTATATGGTCATTTTGTCATCAGTTGCCTTTTTGCCGTCCAGTGGCTATTACAGTGAATAgattcatatattccaaggccagcagggaccattgtgatcatctagtctgatctcctgtatcacacaggccatagaatttccccaacaTAATTCTTATAGCAGATATTCTActaaaacatccaaacttgagttaaaaattgtcagtgatggagaatccaccacaaagttggtaaattgttccaatggttaatttctctcactgttaaaaatatattccagccattggttcatGTTAGgcctttctctactagactgaagagcccattattacatatttgttccccatgtagatacttatagaatgtgatcaagtcatcccttaatcttctctttgttaagctaaatagattaagctccttcAGTCTAGCAttatgtcatgttttctaatttttttattataatgaCGTGTCTCTGAGCCCTGTGCAGTTTATCATCATATTTCTTGAATactgagcaccagaactggacacaggattccagcagtaggttgcaccagtgccaaatttagaggtaaaataacttctctgctcctactcaagatttccctgtttattcATCCCAGGATCGCtatagctcttttggccacagcgtgcTACTGGGAGCTCAAGtccagttgattatccaccacgacccccaaaatctttttcagagtcactgcttctcaggatagaatcccccatcctgtaagtatggcctgcattctttgttcctagatggatacATTTGCTTTTAGCCACATTAAAACATATATCGTTTGCTTGTGTTcactttaccaagcaatccagtttgatctgaatcagtgacctgttctcttcattatttaccactccccgaatttttggatcatctgcaaactttatcagtgatgattttaagttttcttccaggttattgataGTTAAATAGTGTAAGGCCAAGACCCTATCCCTGCAGAATCACTGCAGAAAGAAACCCACACAACGgtaattccccatttacaattacaattTGAGACTTATCCATtgacagtttttaatccattcaatgtgtgccatgttaattttatatcattctagtttcttgatcaaaatgttgtgcgacacagtcaaatgccttacagaaatctaagtatattacatcaacactattacctttatcaaccaaatttgtaatcttattaaaaaaaagatattaagttagtttgacaggatctgttttccataagacatgttgattggcattaattacaatAGCCTCagttaattctttattaatctacTCCCATATCAGTCACTTCATTGTCTTCCCCAGGATCAATCTCAGGCCAACAGGCCTACAATTACTGAagtcccatttaccctttttaaaaatctgcaggatgttagctttcttccagacCTTTGGAAttttcccagtgctccaagacttattgaaaattacccagctcttttaaaacttttggattCAAGTTATTAGGACCTGCTGgtataaaaatgtctaactttagtagtgtctctttaacatcctccagagatactagtggaatggaaagagctGTATAATCCCATATGATGAGACCATATCATCagctttttcccaaatacagaacagaaatatttattgaacatgtcTACCTTTTCTGCataattattgataattctaccatttccatccagTAATGAACACATATCATTGTcagaattatttttgttcctgaGATATTCAAAAAATCCTTCTTGTTGTTCTTATCTCTGCTGGCCAAAGATTTCTTCTCGTGTccatttgcttcccttatcacttttctacaattcctaacttctgaataAAAACCTATTTCTTAATCCTTACCTTCTGTTTGCAAGTTCAGTATATTTTGTGCAGTAGAAGGCATAAGAGTTCAAAGAATAAGTTCTGGGTGGCATAATCATGAAAGGTGGAAGAACTGTCTAGTACATAAGTCACTGGTCATGAACACTGGGGTTCTAATTACAATTACTGGCTCAACCACAGATTTTCTGTGGCAACTGTTCTGCTGTAAATCGGGATAGTAAATTTgaaatacttccctacctcagtaACCAACTGTCCTTTTGACCTAGATTAAGGAAAGTTGGGTTGGTAGCCAGGAGGTGACAGAGAGGTGCAAATAAGTCTGTGATTTTCATAGCATATATTATTGTGCAATGCCTCATAACTCCCTTAGAATCATTTGAGAATTCCAGACTAAACTCTTATTTTACTTTATATTCTCACTTTGGTTGGGTGCAGGGAATTAGCTAAAATATGCCTTCCCATGATCAGTAAGTAAAACACAGTTCAGTTTTATTCTGAATGTAAAGATCCTAGTATTGATGGATATTACACTATAAAATCTTTGCTCCTCCTCACATGTTATAAGCTCACACTACCAAAGACCTACCGAGAAATAAGCACTGCCCAGAACCTGAGTATTAAACAGTGCATCAGCTCTGCTCATCACCTTtcagtcttaaaaaaaatcagttgggaATTCTTGTAAAATCTGCACATTTACAGACAATTTTTCTCAGTGCCTCCATCACCTTTTTGTTCCTCAGGCTGTATATGAAGGGATTGGTCATAGGGGTCAGGATTGTGTAGAAGACAGAGAACACTTTGTTGAGGTCTCTGAGTGTGTTGGTTTTGGGCAGCAGATACACAATCATTAGGGTCCCGTAGAACACTGTCACAACAATGAGGTgcgaggagcaggtggaaaatgTCTTTTGCCTGCCAGTGGTGGAAGGGATGGTCAGGATAGTAGAGATGATACAAACGTAGGACACCACTGTTAATGCGAATGGAGGCAGGGTGAATAGAACAACCAGGATTGTAATGACAAGCTCTATCAGATAGGTGTCAGTACAGCAGAGATTGATTATTTGTGTGGATTCACAGAAGAAATGATCAATTTCATTGGGGCCACAAAAATGTAGTTGTAACATAAGGCATGTTATGATGGCAATAGCCAGACATCCATTTATCCATGACCCAGCTGCTAGCTGGCAGCAGAATCTGCCATTCATAAGTGTTGCATAGTGCAGAGGTTTGCATATCGCTAGATACCGATCGTAAGACATCACTGCTAGGAGGTAGCACTCGGTAGCTGCAAAGAAACTGGCAAAATAAAATTGTGCAATACAGCCACTGACAGAGATGGTCAGGGGACCAGCCAGCATcctgggcaggatggtggaggCGTAGCAGATTTCCAggcaggacaagttccccaggaagaagtacatgggggtgtgaaggtgctgatcagcCACAACTAGCACCACGATGAGGATGTTCCCGGCCATAGTCACAATGTATATTATGAGGaacagcaggaagagaaggatCTGCAGTTGTGGGATATTCCCAAACCCGAGGAAGATGAACTGTGTGACAGCtgtttcatttcccctttctctgtTACCCATGGCATGTGTCtaggggaaaaagaaagaacacaGAAATAGCTCTTGAATTTGATCAgacaaaacagatttaaattttACTCCATCCTATTGTGCCATACAGGTGGGGACACTGAAGTTGGTGGTTCAATAATAGAGATTGCATTTTGACTCAATTTACAAAAAGAGTATTGATAGACTTTCCTCAGCAGGTTTAACAACCTGTCATCCTCTCAGCTCAGACAAGGGACTCATTACGATGGTCAAGGGTCTGAGTACTGGATGGGTATCTAGACTCACAGACAGAATTTGGTTTGTGTAGCCTCATATTTCATCTCCTGACGTACTAAACCAGGATAAATTTTGTCCAAATGTGGGAGATCATTTCTGAGAAGTGTTTGAAACCACAAGTCTAGGCTTGGTGGTCAGATTAGGTGAGGCTATGTCTTACTGTCCTTCAGTCCTTCAGATCTATGAATCTATCAGTGTATCTCTATGGTTATTTCACATTATTACCAAGTTCTAAAATACAAATATCTGCCAGTGGACAATGTATTAGTATTATGACAATACTAATAATGGTTGAAAACACTTTTCATTGTGTGAATTGGAAAAGCTGAAAATGTGATTAAATTCTACACAGTCCACAGCTGAGAATCCACTCTCTAACATGAATATATCACATATTCAGGCTGTGATTTTCATAGCACGCTAAGCAAATTAGGTACCCAACAAGTTGGCCACCATAGTCCTAGAGAtggctgggaatttttcagtgaaatgtgTTGTTGTTGAAATCAAAACTTCCCATCAAAATGTACCAGCTTCaactttcaagtacataaaaggttgttacaaggaggagggagaaaaattgttcttatcctctgaggataggacaagaagcaatgggcttacattgcagcaagggaggtttaggctgaacattagggaaaacttcctaactgttagggtggttaagtactggaataaatttcccagggaggttgtggaatctccatcactggaaacttttaagagcaggttagacaaacacgtcagggatggtctagataatacttagtcctgccatgagtgcaggggactggactagatgacctctcgagatgccttccagtcctatgatcctacccaaaatgatttatttttactgATTGTTTTGGCCCTGCCAATGAATcagaaaatcagttatttgcttaGCTCTAGTCTCCCGTTGTTAAAGGCTGCTATAAACACTGCCTGGTGTTGCTATGGGATGATGGTATGGCTCTGGGGTGCTCTGTGCCTCAGACCATGCTCTTCTCTCCAAGTGACAGGCCTACACCGGAACTCCTCTCAAAGTGGAACCCTGTGGGCCATCCAATTTTGGACTAGGTCACCAGGCTACAGCACCCCTTGTTTCACCAGCGGGTGTTTACCTCCAGTGGCCCTAGCTGGATTTGGCACTGCTATGGAATCCTCTCTGGGAACTTGCAATCAACGTGAAGTTGTATTGACTCAGGCTAGTATGACTGATTGGTTCATAGAAATGTGACAAAGAGGGAAAAGCGATACAAGCAATAAAAGCCTAGGTGCATATTGTTTTAAGGAACAGTGTGAAAATCAGCAGAAGTAAAACAGAATATATGGGCTATAGATTCAATGATACCATGTAAGAACACAACATAAGCCAACCACCCATTACCAAATGTACTGAAGTTCAAGTACCTAGTTTTGATCGTACAGGATAATGATGAACTAAACGATGAACTTATAAGCAGAATGGGAAAGGCATGGTCATGGACTAAATAGAGAGAAGTGAGTGGAGCAATCTGTGACAGGAGAATGCCTATCAAATTGAAAAACAAGATATACAAGACATT
This portion of the Chelonia mydas isolate rCheMyd1 chromosome 13, rCheMyd1.pri.v2, whole genome shotgun sequence genome encodes:
- the LOC119563631 gene encoding olfactory receptor 11A1-like, producing MGNRERGNETAVTQFIFLGFGNIPQLQILLFLLFLIIYIVTMAGNILIVVLVVADQHLHTPMYFFLGNLSCLEICYASTILPRMLAGPLTISVSGCIAQFYFASFFAATECYLLAVMSYDRYLAICKPLHYATLMNGRFCCQLAAGSWINGCLAIAIITCLMLQLHFCGPNEIDHFFCESTQIINLCCTDTYLIELVITILVVLFTLPPFALTVVSYVCIISTILTIPSTTGRQKTFSTCSSHLIVVTVFYGTLMIVYLLPKTNTLRDLNKVFSVFYTILTPMTNPFIYSLRNKKVMEALRKIVCKCADFTRIPN